The Desulfovibrio fairfieldensis sequence ACTTCTCCCCGCTCCGTGAACTTCACGGCATTGCTGACCAGGTTGATCAGCACCTGGCTCACCCGCAGCGCATCGCCCACCAGTTCTCCGGGCATATCCGGCGACGCCGCGACCGACAGGCGAATGCCTTTTTCCGCAGCGCGCACGCCGCCCACGTCCCGGATGCCGTCCAGCATGTCCGCAAGCGAAAAAGGCGCCGTTTCAACATCGAATTTGCCGGATTCAATTTTGGAAAAATCCAGAATATCGTTGATGACGTCCAACAGATTGTGGGCCGCCTGCCGGGTTTTGCCCAGATAGTCGCGCTGCTGCTCCGACAGACCGGTGTTCAGCAGCAGATGGCACATGCCCAGAACGGCGTTCATGGGCGTGCGGATTTCATGGCTCATGCGGGCCAGGAAATCGCTTTTGGCTCTGGTGCCCGCTTCCGCCTCATCCTTGGCCAGGCGCAACGCCCGGTTGAGCTCGCGCCGCCGGATGCTCGCGCCCAGCAGAATGCCCGACGCGCGCAGGGCTTCCTCTTCCGCGCCGTTCCACTGCCGTTCCCAATGGCAGTCGTCAAAGCCGATAAAGCCCCAGACGCCGCCGTCCAGCAAAATGGGCGTCACCAGCAGGGAAAGAACGCCCTGCGGTTCCAGGATTTCCCGCTCTTTCGGGGACATCCGGCGCACCAGGCCCGTTACGGCGCGGCCTTCGCTGAAAGCGCGCTGCCAGGTGGGCAACACGTCGTCATAGGAGACGTTTTTGAGCAGTTCCTCTTGCTGCCGGGGCCCCGCGCCGCCGGACCATTCATGGAGCTTGTCGCAGTAGAGGCGCCCGTCCTCGCCGACCCGGTTGGCCCAGACATAGGCCCTGTCCACCCTGGCCGCCGTGCCCAGAGCCGCCAGCATCCGGTAGGCCGTTCCGCCGATGTCCCCGTTGCCCTCGCCCACCAGCAGCATCTCGGCGGCCTTGTTGACCACCCGCAACAGGCTGTTGCTGTGCCGCAGGTCCTCGTTGCGTTTGCGCAGGGCCTCTTCCAGCCGCCGGATTTCGCGCAGTTCATAGACATAACCGGCAACATAGCACTCGCCCCGGATTTCCAGCCGCTCCAGCGAGACTTCCACGGGCATGGGATCGCCCGTGATGGTGCAGTGGGTCCACGGGAATTTGGCATGTCCCTCCATGAAAGCCTGCCGCAGTTTCTGCAAAATCGTCGCCTCGGAAGGACTTCCGTCACACTGGCGCTCCGGCGAAAGCTCAAAAAAGCGTTTCAGAAAATTTTGTTTGTCCGGCAGGCCGAATAAACGGACGGCCGCCTCATTGCAGTCCACGACGCGCATGTGGGCGTCCCAGAGGCTGTAGGCTATGGGAGCGGCATCCAGGCACTGCCTGAGGCGCTCGCTGAGGGATTCGGAGGCATGGGCGCGGAAGGAAGTGACATCGTGCAGCATCAGCCAGCAGCAGAGCTCTCCGGCCATGCGGCGCATGACCAGGCGCAGAAAAAAGAAGCGCTCTTTCGCGCCGCCGCCCATCGCCAGCAGGGTTTCAGCCGCCCTTCCTGTCAGGGCCGTTTCCCAGGCGGCCTGGAAACTCTTCCGCTGCGGGCCGTTCAGAGCCGCGCCGAAGAAGCCGCCCACGGGAAAACGGTCCGCGCTGAAAGGCGGCGGCAGTTCCGGACCGGCGAAAAGCACGCGCTGTTCCATGTCCAGAATTACCAGAGGACAGGGAAAAAGGCGGAGCAGTTCCTCCGTGCCGGAATGCGCGCCGCGCAAAGACGTCATAGTCACCAGCCTTCTCGTAAACGGGCATGAACCACATTGCCTGCGGCGGGTTAACGGCATTCTTATCCGACAATCGCCACGGGGAAGGCCCGCTTTTCACTCCGGGCGCGCGACCCGGCCTCATCCGGAGGCCGGGTCGCCGTGGGAAAATCAAAGAAAATCCCGCCTACTGCCGCCAGATAAAACTGAAGATCTGATCCACGTCCGGATGCAGGCTCAGATGCACGGGGCAGGTTTGCGCGGCGCGTTCTATAACGGTTTTTTCCTTCTGGCTGTAGGGCCGGTCAGGCATGATGAAAACCACTTCCACCCTGCCGATGCGGCGCGGTTCCGTAACCATGGTCTTGGTGATTTCCATTTTCGCGCCGGTCACGTCCACGCCGTGATTCTGGCAGTACAGGCCGATGATGGTCATGGCGCAGGTGCCCAGCGCCGTGGCGCAGAGGTCCGTGGGCGAAAAGGCCTCGCCCTTGCCGTGATTGTCCACCGGAGCGTCGGTGATGATTTTCGTGCCGCTTTGATCATGCGTGCATTCCACACGCAGATCTCCCAGATACGTGGCGCTGATGGTAGCCATATGCGTTCTCCTTATGGTTGCAGGTCAGCGTAGGATCGTTCAGTCAAAGACGTGATGTTCACGTAAAATATTGCAGGCCACGGCCAGCAGGGTCAAACCGCCGAGCAGTTCGGCCCAGCCGTTCAGGGCGCAGAGCCGGGCCAGGGTTTTGCCCAGATAGACGCCGCAGGCCGTGATCAGGGCACATACCACGCCGATGAGCGCCGCGGGCCCCCAGATGGGCGTTTGCAGCAGGGCGAAGGACAGGCCCACGGCCAGGGCGTCGATGCTGGTGGCAACGCCCAGAATCAGCAGATTGCGCCCGGCGGTAGGGTCCGTGGCGGGGCAGGAGGTTTCCCGCTGTTTCAGCGCCGCCAGGCCGGAACGGAGCATATTGCCGCCCACCCAGGCCAACAGGCCGAATGCGATCCAGTGGTCCCAGGCCTCCATATAGTCGCGTACGGACAGGCCCAGGGCCCAGCCCAGCACGGGCATCAGAAACTGAAATACGCCGAAACAGGCGGCCAGCCGGGCGTAATGACTGAGGCGCGGCGCGCGCACGGCGCAGCCCGTGGCCACGGCCACGGCAAAAGCATCCATGGACAGGGCCACGGCCAGCAGAAAAACAGTGTACAAAGGCATGCGTCATCCCCACGGCGCGTCGCGGCGCATCCATACAAATACGGGGAGAGGAGTATAGATAAAGCCTCGTCCGGGAGCAAGCCCGTGCTTGCGGACCGCCCCGTCACGGGGTACAAAACGCCCATGCACATTCTCCCATCCTGGCTCATCATCTGGCAATGGTGCAGCGGCCTGCTGCTCATCGGCGTGAACGCCGCGGCGGCCCTGCCTCTGATTACGGCGCTGACGTTGCTGATCGGACGGCGCGGCCGGGCCCGCTTCTGCGCTTACGGCGCGGGCCTGCTGGGCCGCCTGGGTTTCGGCCTGTCCTGGCTGGGCCTGCCGGTCATGCTCGGCGGCCTGCTCAGCCTGCTGTACACCCTGCGCGACACGGGCTACACGCCGGGCGCGCTCTCGCCCTGGACTCCAGTCATGCTGCCCTACAGCCTCACGCTGCTGCTCTGGCTGACCGGCATGCTCTGGGCCGGGCTGCTCAGCCGCGCCTGCGCCCGCGCGCCCCTGCCCCCGGTCCGCAGCAGGCCGGAAGAGGACCGCTACACGGCGGGCGACGTCAAGGGCCGCCTGTGGCTCTGCGGGCTGGCCACCCTGTGTTTCTTCGCCACCTGGATCAGCCGTTACTGGCCCTTTGCCGCCCTGCCGTCGGGCATGGATCTCGGCCAGGCGGCATCCGTTATCCTTGCCGACGCCCTGCACAACTATTTCATAGCCTTTGCCCCGGCCGGGGCCCTGGCCCTGCTCTTTCTGCTGCGCGCGCGGCGGGACGCGGCCGCCGCCGGTTTCGGCGAGGAAGAACTTGAGCGGGCCGCGCGCTGGTGCGCCCTCTGGGCCACAATCGGCTATATCCCCTTCTGCCTGGACCGCTGGGGCCTGGCCCTGGGCTACCTGCTGCGCGGCGCGGTGCCGGACCGGCTTATGCCCCAGATCTACGCCCTGATTCCGCTCACGGCGGCCATCGCCTGCTGGGGCGCGCTGCTGGCCATGCCCAGACCGCTGCGCCGGGCCTGGCTCATCGGCCTGGGGCTCATTCTGCTGGCGCTCAAGGAAAGCCTGCCCCATATCCTGCGGCTGGCGGGCCACGGATAGCAATGTCCCGCTTTCCGGAACAGCGAGGAAG is a genomic window containing:
- a CDS encoding spidroin-2, translating into MLADRPVTGYKTPMHILPSWLIIWQWCSGLLLIGVNAAAALPLITALTLLIGRRGRARFCAYGAGLLGRLGFGLSWLGLPVMLGGLLSLLYTLRDTGYTPGALSPWTPVMLPYSLTLLLWLTGMLWAGLLSRACARAPLPPVRSRPEEDRYTAGDVKGRLWLCGLATLCFFATWISRYWPFAALPSGMDLGQAASVILADALHNYFIAFAPAGALALLFLLRARRDAAAAGFGEEELERAARWCALWATIGYIPFCLDRWGLALGYLLRGAVPDRLMPQIYALIPLTAAIACWGALLAMPRPLRRAWLIGLGLILLALKESLPHILRLAGHG
- a CDS encoding OsmC family protein codes for the protein MATISATYLGDLRVECTHDQSGTKIITDAPVDNHGKGEAFSPTDLCATALGTCAMTIIGLYCQNHGVDVTGAKMEITKTMVTEPRRIGRVEVVFIMPDRPYSQKEKTVIERAAQTCPVHLSLHPDVDQIFSFIWRQ
- a CDS encoding manganese efflux pump MntP family protein, which translates into the protein MPLYTVFLLAVALSMDAFAVAVATGCAVRAPRLSHYARLAACFGVFQFLMPVLGWALGLSVRDYMEAWDHWIAFGLLAWVGGNMLRSGLAALKQRETSCPATDPTAGRNLLILGVATSIDALAVGLSFALLQTPIWGPAALIGVVCALITACGVYLGKTLARLCALNGWAELLGGLTLLAVACNILREHHVFD
- a CDS encoding ATP-binding protein; this encodes MTSLRGAHSGTEELLRLFPCPLVILDMEQRVLFAGPELPPPFSADRFPVGGFFGAALNGPQRKSFQAAWETALTGRAAETLLAMGGGAKERFFFLRLVMRRMAGELCCWLMLHDVTSFRAHASESLSERLRQCLDAAPIAYSLWDAHMRVVDCNEAAVRLFGLPDKQNFLKRFFELSPERQCDGSPSEATILQKLRQAFMEGHAKFPWTHCTITGDPMPVEVSLERLEIRGECYVAGYVYELREIRRLEEALRKRNEDLRHSNSLLRVVNKAAEMLLVGEGNGDIGGTAYRMLAALGTAARVDRAYVWANRVGEDGRLYCDKLHEWSGGAGPRQQEELLKNVSYDDVLPTWQRAFSEGRAVTGLVRRMSPKEREILEPQGVLSLLVTPILLDGGVWGFIGFDDCHWERQWNGAEEEALRASGILLGASIRRRELNRALRLAKDEAEAGTRAKSDFLARMSHEIRTPMNAVLGMCHLLLNTGLSEQQRDYLGKTRQAAHNLLDVINDILDFSKIESGKFDVETAPFSLADMLDGIRDVGGVRAAEKGIRLSVAASPDMPGELVGDALRVSQVLINLVSNAVKFTERGEVAVSVSPRHRREDSLLALFEVRDTGIGMSREEVARIFRPFTQTDTSITRRYGGTGLGLVICKELVEMMGGKISVSSEPGRGSIFCFELPFKLPDAAIPAAVWPDGETAPAVQLAGRRVLVVEDNEINQEVATAILAEAGLEVGIAANGADAVREAAANRYDLILMDVQMPLMDGLEATRRIRALPGVPADLPIIAMTAHAMRGDWEKSLAAGMNDHLTKPIDPLRLFTALERWLKA